One Aminobacterium mobile DSM 12262 genomic window carries:
- a CDS encoding TolC family protein, which produces MHHRKYFYTIALITLFACLFSEERILWAQEREFLTETLVLELAQKNNPILAAEAERVNQAQARYLGSKSAQKPQLAASLTYQQLGEEPRYPVIPTGGAAIAGFEKTYRAALSLDYLLYSSGAVENSVRSQKLALEGAKAQETRVSQTVESNVLASYYNLQRARAKLTVAEDVLGLTKEHLKQVESFYNHGVVAKNEVLRIRVDVSEAELNRIKAVNGVDVAWSALERAVGASLRSQYTLPDPDQSRPDVPVVEDPFSLALDTRPELQALDFAVQSSLALSKAATAQSKPQVILQAESYVADDTFFPSEKDDWKISLTALWKFYDGGASQAKAQEAKAAANEFFFRAEDLKKQINLEVSVAKLNLESALQRISVATDQVQSAEEDYRMALKRYGSQVGTNIDVLDARVALTNARTQLVDSVYDTHISKTELLYAVGLPLNTAEQ; this is translated from the coding sequence ATGCACCATAGAAAATACTTTTATACGATTGCGTTAATAACCCTATTTGCCTGCCTTTTTTCAGAAGAACGCATTTTATGGGCTCAGGAAAGAGAATTTCTTACAGAGACGCTAGTATTAGAGCTTGCACAGAAAAACAATCCAATCCTGGCGGCGGAGGCAGAGCGAGTGAATCAGGCTCAAGCCAGATACTTAGGCTCAAAATCGGCGCAAAAACCCCAATTGGCAGCGTCTTTAACGTACCAACAATTAGGGGAGGAGCCGAGGTATCCTGTAATTCCTACAGGAGGAGCGGCTATAGCTGGGTTTGAAAAAACTTATCGTGCAGCTCTGTCTCTTGATTATCTTCTCTACAGTAGTGGCGCTGTAGAAAACTCTGTACGAAGCCAGAAGCTGGCTTTAGAGGGAGCAAAAGCACAAGAGACCAGAGTGTCTCAGACAGTGGAAAGCAATGTCTTAGCAAGTTATTACAATCTTCAGCGAGCTCGAGCCAAACTTACTGTAGCGGAAGATGTATTAGGACTCACTAAAGAACATTTGAAGCAAGTGGAGTCTTTTTATAATCATGGCGTTGTAGCTAAAAATGAAGTTTTGCGAATTCGCGTAGATGTGTCAGAAGCCGAACTAAACAGAATAAAGGCTGTTAACGGAGTAGATGTGGCATGGAGTGCCTTAGAACGAGCTGTGGGGGCCTCTCTACGTTCTCAATATACTTTGCCAGACCCAGATCAGTCTCGGCCTGATGTTCCTGTGGTTGAGGATCCTTTTTCTCTCGCCCTAGATACTCGACCGGAGCTTCAAGCACTAGACTTTGCCGTTCAGTCGTCTCTTGCCCTTTCTAAGGCAGCAACAGCACAAAGCAAACCGCAGGTGATTTTACAGGCTGAGAGTTATGTTGCTGATGACACTTTTTTCCCGAGTGAAAAAGATGACTGGAAAATTTCTCTTACAGCTCTTTGGAAATTTTACGATGGTGGAGCGAGTCAGGCCAAGGCCCAAGAGGCGAAGGCTGCCGCCAATGAGTTCTTTTTCAGGGCAGAGGACCTTAAAAAACAAATTAACTTGGAAGTTTCTGTCGCAAAACTTAACCTTGAATCTGCTTTGCAACGAATATCCGTCGCTACGGATCAGGTGCAAAGTGCAGAAGAAGACTATCGTATGGCTTTAAAACGGTACGGCTCTCAGGTAGGCACAAATATAGATGTTCTTGATGCTCGCGTAGCTCTCACTAATGCTCGGACTCAGCTTGTTGACTCAGTTTATGATACGCACATATCTAAAACAGAACTTTTATATGCAGTAGGCCTTCCTCTAAATACAGCTGAACAATAG
- the rpsI gene encoding 30S ribosomal protein S9, whose product MVAPSYFWGTGRRKNAIARVRICPGDGTIQINERTVEDYFPRQVWQTHALQPLKTAGVEGKVNVFVRANGGGLTGQSGAVCLGIARALLKLNPELRPALKKAGLLTRDPRMVERKKFGQKGARGQRQFSKR is encoded by the coding sequence ATGGTAGCTCCTTCCTATTTTTGGGGAACTGGAAGACGTAAAAATGCTATCGCTCGTGTAAGAATTTGTCCGGGTGATGGAACTATACAGATTAACGAAAGAACAGTGGAAGATTATTTCCCACGTCAGGTTTGGCAGACACATGCTTTGCAGCCACTCAAAACTGCCGGAGTTGAAGGCAAGGTCAATGTCTTCGTCCGTGCTAATGGGGGTGGCTTGACAGGGCAGTCCGGTGCTGTTTGTCTTGGGATTGCCAGAGCTCTTTTGAAATTGAATCCAGAGCTTCGCCCTGCGTTAAAAAAAGCTGGCCTCCTAACTCGCGACCCTCGTATGGTAGAGAGAAAGAAGTTTGGCCAGAAGGGCGCTCGGGGACAGAGACAGTTCTCGAAGCGTTAG
- a CDS encoding TetR/AcrR family transcriptional regulator: MKENNAQDTRTLILSIARKHFAEKGFYGASIDSIVKEANLSKGALYWHFSGKLDLYRAVLKGEVGRIRHIMVPDQPEKPEEREGLFIARGEQLIDAMMKDQLWRMFSVHMALESIRGNTEIQDLNRLISLSFVEEFESILMKMYPSLKDGAGGLSLKELIRIFENFIAGLVSNVGTTLSADEAKRSWKFLVIRVLKGGAPYAP, translated from the coding sequence TTGAAAGAAAATAATGCACAAGATACGAGAACCCTCATATTGTCTATAGCGAGAAAACACTTTGCGGAAAAAGGGTTTTATGGAGCGAGCATTGATTCCATTGTTAAGGAAGCAAATTTGAGTAAGGGAGCTTTATACTGGCATTTCTCAGGAAAATTAGATCTTTATAGGGCTGTTTTAAAGGGAGAGGTAGGGCGCATCCGCCATATTATGGTGCCAGATCAGCCAGAAAAGCCTGAGGAACGGGAGGGGCTTTTTATCGCTCGGGGAGAACAGCTTATTGATGCAATGATGAAAGACCAGTTATGGCGAATGTTCAGCGTCCATATGGCTTTAGAGTCTATTAGGGGTAATACGGAAATTCAGGACTTAAATCGCCTTATCAGCCTATCCTTTGTGGAGGAATTTGAGTCTATTCTTATGAAGATGTACCCCTCCCTGAAAGATGGGGCGGGAGGACTTTCTCTTAAAGAACTGATTCGAATTTTCGAGAACTTTATTGCTGGATTAGTTTCTAACGTAGGAACAACTCTCTCAGCCGATGAGGCGAAACGTTCTTGGAAATTTTTAGTAATACGAGTTCTTAAAGGAGGAGCACCATATGCACCATAG
- a CDS encoding site-specific integrase codes for MTVAKLTNTYVKNLKPNKKRYSVRDTEIKGLLIRVEPSGRKFFYLDYYTPEGTRTSKKIGDANVLTPALAREMATLLLSKIIRKIPLEPEKKTKELTVGEVFEKYKIFVQANHKSFNNTLIFISLFSCLFQKKCSELTIFDLEKWRDKKRKSKKAATINRYVSAFRAMLRWAKERDIIFACPAIEKKMKALPETDSRETVRYLSPDERKRLFEELKKREKRQGKDYLLPAVTLSLNTGIRRGALLSLRWEDINFEREIITLRAKNAKNQKMDYIPMNIIVKNVLQKWKEVQKNPNDNDLIFPHPGTGKKMHDCRTAWEKVLKNAKIENFRWHDMRHDFASQLVMKDVNILTVQKLMTHSNLEMTLRYAHLAPKKQKEAVQKIEDLCPIYPIYMEDKK; via the coding sequence ATGACTGTAGCAAAACTGACAAACACATATGTAAAAAATTTAAAGCCGAATAAAAAAAGATATAGTGTACGGGATACTGAAATTAAGGGGCTGTTAATTCGAGTTGAACCGTCAGGACGCAAATTTTTCTATTTAGACTATTATACCCCCGAGGGTACGCGGACGTCAAAAAAAATAGGCGACGCAAACGTCCTGACCCCCGCCCTTGCCCGCGAAATGGCTACTCTGCTCCTCTCCAAAATTATTCGTAAAATTCCCCTCGAACCTGAAAAAAAAACAAAAGAACTGACCGTAGGAGAAGTTTTTGAAAAATATAAAATATTCGTGCAAGCAAATCATAAAAGTTTTAACAATACGCTTATTTTTATTTCGCTTTTTTCTTGTCTTTTTCAAAAAAAATGTTCGGAATTGACAATTTTCGACCTCGAAAAATGGAGGGATAAAAAAAGAAAAAGCAAAAAAGCAGCAACAATAAATAGGTATGTTTCCGCATTTCGGGCGATGTTGCGCTGGGCAAAAGAAAGAGATATTATTTTCGCTTGCCCCGCTATTGAAAAAAAAATGAAAGCTCTGCCCGAAACAGATTCGCGAGAAACAGTCCGATATTTGTCTCCAGACGAAAGAAAAAGACTATTCGAAGAATTAAAAAAAAGGGAAAAGCGACAAGGAAAAGACTATCTCCTCCCGGCCGTAACGCTCTCCCTGAATACCGGTATACGGCGCGGAGCGTTGCTATCACTGCGTTGGGAGGATATAAATTTTGAGCGAGAGATAATAACTTTACGCGCGAAAAATGCCAAAAACCAAAAAATGGATTATATTCCTATGAATATTATTGTTAAAAATGTATTACAAAAATGGAAAGAGGTACAAAAAAATCCGAATGATAACGATTTAATTTTTCCACATCCCGGAACAGGAAAAAAAATGCACGACTGCCGTACTGCATGGGAAAAAGTACTGAAAAATGCAAAAATTGAAAATTTTCGGTGGCATGATATGCGGCATGATTTCGCCTCGCAATTAGTCATGAAAGACGTAAATATTCTGACTGTTCAGAAACTTATGACCCATTCAAATTTGGAAATGACGCTTCGGTACGCGCATCTCGCGCCAAAAAAACAAAAAGAAGCAGTGCAAAAAATAGAAGATTTATGCCCTATATATCCTATATATATGGAAGATAAAAAATAA
- a CDS encoding PG0541 family transporter-associated protein, which produces MKMFWIFCNESVAEDLMEVLNKNGITGYFVWKNVLFRDNVSGKTHWDDAIYPGKDWAFMVFCGDEDVLVLKEKLTHLEEEPYIKQAGIKAFVAEAEKVL; this is translated from the coding sequence ATGAAGATGTTCTGGATTTTCTGTAATGAAAGTGTCGCAGAAGATCTCATGGAGGTTCTCAATAAAAACGGTATTACGGGATATTTTGTTTGGAAAAATGTTTTGTTTCGTGATAACGTGAGTGGGAAAACCCATTGGGATGATGCAATATATCCTGGGAAAGACTGGGCTTTTATGGTCTTTTGTGGTGATGAAGATGTTTTGGTCTTAAAGGAAAAACTTACTCACCTAGAGGAGGAACCATATATAAAGCAGGCGGGAATAAAAGCTTTTGTTGCGGAAGCGGAGAAAGTACTGTAA
- a CDS encoding efflux RND transporter permease subunit: MNLPEFSVKRRVTTLMIFLVVILLGGIVFTSLKVDLLPEIEPPVINILTSWPGASASDVEQRVSKIVENHVAMIEGVDTILSKSQDNISVVSVKFDWGEDLDVKIGDVRDAVNFAKRDLPSDAEEPILLRITSGTVPVLVMSLTADESFPSLYHYADKTISETISRISGVGQVLIYGGDRREIQVQLNVDKIEAYGLAPQSVVQALERENINIPSGSLKEGRIEYYLRVPGRFQSVADMHKVIVGVSKGRPVYLSDVATISDSFKDPDIQGFHAGKQSVILIVLKNSDANTVEVSQAVLEKMEDMKAREFPGDVEYHVGLNAADFIQDSIRNLGSSLFSGILLVFLVTWAFLKRLPASLIICGAIPFSLVITFIIMGWLDYTINIFTLSALAVASGMVVDNSIVATDQIVYHLELGERRNVASILGAQEVQSALLASTLTTAVVLLPLAFISGLVGVFFSALTIVMVVAVMASLFVSLTFVPMMGSRFFKREEDSLKMHRYTERFIVWLERGYKNILSWSLINQKKVIAAAVVLLILTFTGFRFIGTELTPEPDTGDISITLTLPEGTRIEKTEELLKEIMAYAEKTVPEATNIFAYDGRDEKGYAVAVGQEAGPNVGTVGLKLVEKKKRERSAFEVANELRNWLQTKPGIEKMTVVVTSPIKAMLLGSKPLNIEVYGDNLDHVVETANMIKNSLVKIPGAVDVTLSQKQNRPEVWVRVDREKAALAGVSTASVAQTLRTYYYGYETDESYWEGDDDYPIRVRLNTDERNSREVLNHLMVPNVNGKLIRLSTVAQLNDTVGPPEIQRKNKQRYVVVEANVHGRSLGQLTQDVKAAIEKMNIPQDIRIDFGGEVEEKDKAFRQMGYLVLLGVLLVYMVMAGQYEAYLDPFVIMFSIPFALTGVAFAYLLTGMYLSLQALLGVIMLVGIVVNNAIVLVDYINLLRARGVKLRDSLLEAGERRLRPVLMTTLTTFFGMLPMAISQDQGAELWRPLAVSVMGGLLISTIVTLVIVPVIYSLFEEKLRRKKRFAEAEEV; the protein is encoded by the coding sequence ATGAATCTTCCAGAATTTTCGGTTAAGCGGCGAGTAACCACCCTTATGATCTTTCTTGTAGTCATATTGCTTGGTGGTATTGTTTTCACATCTTTAAAAGTAGATTTATTGCCTGAAATAGAACCTCCAGTTATTAATATTTTGACTTCATGGCCAGGAGCTTCTGCTAGCGATGTAGAGCAGCGAGTTTCCAAAATAGTAGAGAATCACGTTGCCATGATAGAAGGGGTAGATACTATCCTTTCAAAGTCCCAAGATAACATATCTGTTGTTTCCGTGAAGTTTGATTGGGGGGAAGACTTGGATGTCAAAATAGGAGATGTTCGAGATGCGGTGAACTTCGCTAAACGAGATCTACCTAGCGATGCAGAGGAGCCAATTTTGTTGAGAATAACTTCAGGGACGGTTCCTGTCCTTGTAATGTCTCTAACGGCAGACGAGTCCTTTCCCAGTCTTTATCATTATGCAGATAAAACTATTTCCGAAACAATTTCCCGTATTTCTGGTGTAGGGCAAGTTCTGATCTACGGTGGGGATCGACGGGAGATACAGGTACAACTCAATGTAGATAAAATTGAAGCGTATGGACTAGCTCCACAATCAGTAGTGCAAGCTCTTGAACGGGAGAATATTAACATTCCTTCAGGGTCTCTAAAAGAAGGGCGAATTGAGTATTATCTACGGGTTCCTGGTCGATTCCAAAGTGTAGCGGATATGCACAAAGTAATTGTAGGTGTATCGAAAGGGCGACCAGTATATCTTTCCGATGTGGCGACTATTTCCGATAGTTTTAAAGATCCTGATATTCAGGGATTTCACGCAGGGAAGCAGTCTGTAATTCTTATTGTTCTTAAAAACAGTGATGCCAATACGGTAGAAGTGAGCCAAGCTGTCCTTGAGAAAATGGAAGATATGAAGGCCCGGGAGTTCCCAGGCGATGTGGAATATCACGTGGGGCTTAATGCGGCTGATTTTATTCAAGATTCTATACGAAATTTAGGGTCTTCTCTCTTTAGCGGAATACTGTTGGTCTTTCTTGTGACGTGGGCCTTTTTAAAACGGCTTCCGGCATCGCTTATTATTTGTGGAGCTATCCCTTTTTCTCTTGTCATCACTTTTATAATCATGGGATGGCTCGACTACACTATCAATATTTTTACTCTTTCAGCTCTAGCTGTAGCAAGCGGTATGGTAGTGGATAACTCTATTGTTGCTACAGACCAGATTGTTTATCACTTAGAACTTGGAGAACGGCGGAATGTGGCGAGTATCCTCGGTGCCCAGGAAGTACAGTCGGCCCTTCTTGCTTCAACCCTCACTACGGCTGTTGTGTTGCTCCCGTTAGCTTTTATTTCGGGGCTTGTTGGTGTTTTCTTTTCCGCATTGACTATTGTGATGGTTGTGGCCGTTATGGCTTCTCTTTTTGTCAGCCTTACGTTTGTTCCTATGATGGGGAGTCGTTTTTTCAAACGGGAGGAAGATAGTTTAAAGATGCATCGATATACGGAACGATTCATCGTGTGGCTTGAGCGAGGCTATAAAAATATCCTTTCGTGGAGTCTTATAAACCAGAAAAAAGTTATTGCTGCCGCTGTAGTCCTTTTGATCCTTACTTTTACAGGTTTTCGTTTCATAGGCACTGAACTGACGCCGGAACCGGATACGGGAGATATTTCTATTACCCTTACACTTCCAGAAGGAACCAGGATCGAAAAAACAGAGGAACTTCTTAAAGAAATAATGGCATATGCTGAAAAAACAGTACCAGAGGCAACAAATATATTTGCTTATGATGGCCGGGATGAAAAGGGATATGCTGTAGCTGTCGGGCAAGAGGCTGGCCCTAATGTGGGAACTGTGGGGCTTAAACTTGTGGAGAAAAAGAAACGAGAGCGTAGTGCTTTTGAAGTTGCCAACGAACTGCGTAATTGGCTTCAAACTAAGCCTGGTATTGAAAAAATGACAGTTGTAGTCACGTCTCCTATTAAAGCCATGTTACTTGGGTCGAAACCCTTGAATATAGAAGTATATGGAGACAACCTTGATCATGTTGTGGAAACGGCAAATATGATTAAGAATAGCCTCGTTAAGATACCAGGCGCTGTGGATGTGACGTTGAGCCAAAAACAAAATCGTCCAGAGGTATGGGTACGGGTTGATAGAGAAAAAGCAGCTTTGGCAGGTGTAAGCACAGCATCTGTTGCACAGACTCTGAGGACGTATTATTACGGATATGAAACAGATGAAAGCTATTGGGAAGGTGATGATGATTATCCCATTCGAGTTCGGTTGAACACTGATGAACGAAACTCTCGAGAGGTTTTAAATCATCTGATGGTTCCGAATGTAAATGGGAAGCTTATTCGCCTTTCAACAGTAGCACAACTCAATGACACAGTAGGTCCACCGGAAATACAGCGCAAAAATAAACAGCGCTACGTAGTGGTTGAAGCGAATGTTCATGGGAGATCTTTAGGTCAGTTGACGCAAGATGTAAAAGCAGCTATCGAAAAAATGAATATCCCTCAAGATATCCGTATCGATTTTGGTGGAGAGGTGGAAGAAAAAGACAAGGCTTTCCGCCAAATGGGATATTTAGTTTTGTTGGGGGTCCTTTTGGTCTATATGGTTATGGCTGGGCAGTATGAAGCATACCTCGATCCCTTTGTCATTATGTTCAGCATCCCCTTTGCCCTTACTGGCGTGGCTTTCGCATATCTTCTGACGGGGATGTATCTTTCGCTACAAGCACTGCTCGGGGTTATTATGCTGGTTGGAATTGTGGTTAATAACGCCATTGTACTTGTAGACTATATCAACCTTCTCAGAGCCCGAGGTGTAAAATTGAGAGACTCTCTTCTAGAGGCGGGAGAACGTCGTTTACGCCCTGTTTTAATGACGACTCTCACAACCTTTTTTGGCATGTTACCAATGGCTATTAGCCAGGACCAGGGAGCAGAGCTTTGGCGTCCGCTTGCGGTTTCTGTTATGGGAGGATTGCTTATTTCTACTATAGTAACGTTAGTAATTGTACCTGTAATTTACAGCTTATTTGAAGAAAAGCTTCGTCGTAAAAAGCGTTTTGCTGAGGCAGAGGAGGTTTAG
- a CDS encoding helix-turn-helix transcriptional regulator, whose translation MQKQQKEVEKKWMTTREAAAYTGYSEKYLAKLRETGNIGKRVAPPYFRMSSGAVRYAKNELDTWILENSVHVIPGGREKNEA comes from the coding sequence ATGCAAAAACAGCAAAAAGAAGTAGAAAAAAAATGGATGACAACTCGGGAAGCGGCGGCGTATACGGGATACTCAGAGAAATATCTGGCAAAACTTCGGGAAACTGGAAATATAGGGAAAAGAGTTGCGCCGCCCTACTTTCGTATGTCCAGCGGCGCGGTCAGATACGCCAAAAACGAGTTGGACACCTGGATTTTGGAAAATTCCGTACATGTCATTCCAGGAGGCCGAGAAAAAAATGAAGCCTAA
- the mgtE gene encoding magnesium transporter, with the protein MEDLQRKYHESIDKLFQTKKFKNLKDLLSDMEPADIAEIISEKSPVERVFIFRLLPKDLAIEVFEFMEGAEREEMLAHFTDSEVSVIIEEMSDDDRTALFDELPAKTVKKLLLRLSPEERTVANALLNYPDGSAGRIMTPEYIDLKEGMTTEEAIDRIRKNARSKETIYTCFVVNGQRQLKGVVDLESLIMAKPQTLLSSLMDEPIYVITTTDQEEVAQVMSKYDLQAVPVVDTEKRLVGIITFDDVLDIVEEEATEDFERMAGIQPVEEDYLDASVFTVARKRFVWLFICILTETLTTTVLQRYTLAIQSVVTLTFFVPLLIDTGGNAGTQASTLVIRGITLGHIEWKDIWRVVLREVVTGILLGGTLAIFGIGRAYMLNAGSGVAITVAISIIAVVLLGNLAGTLLPFIARLVKVDPAIMSGPFITTIVDVFGLIVYFEIARRILSLPL; encoded by the coding sequence ATGGAAGACTTACAGCGGAAGTACCATGAAAGTATCGATAAACTTTTCCAAACGAAAAAATTTAAAAATTTAAAAGATCTTCTCAGTGACATGGAACCGGCAGACATTGCTGAAATTATTAGCGAAAAGTCTCCGGTAGAACGGGTCTTTATTTTTCGACTTCTTCCAAAAGATTTGGCTATTGAAGTTTTCGAATTTATGGAGGGAGCGGAGCGCGAAGAAATGCTTGCTCACTTCACAGACTCTGAAGTATCAGTCATTATAGAAGAGATGTCTGATGATGATCGTACGGCCTTATTTGATGAATTGCCCGCAAAAACCGTGAAAAAACTTCTTCTTCGCCTTTCTCCTGAAGAAAGAACAGTGGCTAATGCCTTACTAAATTACCCTGACGGTTCGGCAGGACGAATAATGACTCCTGAGTATATTGATTTAAAAGAGGGAATGACCACTGAAGAAGCTATAGACAGGATCCGTAAAAATGCTAGGAGTAAAGAAACTATTTACACGTGCTTTGTAGTTAACGGACAGCGTCAACTTAAAGGGGTTGTAGATCTGGAATCCTTGATTATGGCAAAACCTCAGACCCTCTTATCGTCTCTTATGGACGAACCTATTTATGTTATAACTACTACAGATCAGGAAGAAGTAGCACAAGTTATGTCAAAGTACGACCTGCAAGCTGTTCCTGTTGTAGATACGGAAAAACGGCTTGTAGGAATTATTACGTTTGATGACGTCCTCGACATAGTAGAAGAAGAAGCGACAGAAGACTTCGAACGTATGGCTGGTATTCAACCAGTGGAAGAAGATTACCTTGATGCTAGTGTTTTTACTGTAGCTCGAAAGCGGTTTGTATGGTTGTTTATTTGTATATTAACTGAGACTCTTACTACGACTGTTTTGCAACGATATACTCTCGCTATCCAAAGCGTGGTGACGTTGACTTTTTTTGTCCCTCTCCTTATTGATACTGGCGGAAATGCTGGTACGCAGGCTTCCACACTTGTTATTCGTGGAATTACACTGGGCCATATTGAATGGAAGGATATTTGGAGAGTTGTTTTAAGAGAAGTAGTAACGGGAATTCTTCTTGGGGGTACTCTCGCCATTTTTGGCATAGGCAGAGCCTATATGCTTAATGCTGGGAGCGGCGTGGCCATTACGGTTGCAATTTCTATTATAGCCGTGGTCCTCCTTGGTAATTTAGCAGGAACCCTATTGCCGTTTATAGCACGGCTGGTGAAAGTTGACCCAGCTATTATGTCGGGCCCCTTCATTACAACCATCGTTGATGTTTTTGGTCTGATTGTCTATTTTGAAATCGCACGTCGCATTCTTTCCTTACCGCTTTAA
- a CDS encoding AAA family ATPase: MSFQEAEKKMKPKKINISSSYIFEDEEYIFPGVERGEIAIFAGAGGLGKSFLAQEWAMELSAGEKMTGISSFFSPPRKVLYVCWEGGEKEVKKRAVAIFRAMPTLLKKEKEIQKNLYMCSRRGMGPLFFAEKENTEKIQEYVEFFKNFDFVILDPLSRVFCGEETNTNFSILVSWLEKIAIQANVAILLLHHVAKNAVVDGYDDTWVGIRGGSTLITSVRCALTLSLPKKNQNSQEQVKLNFVKLNNAPPIPPIMLCHGKEGVLSEKNIQKERAASFAALEEEEMPSEFRKFFKK, translated from the coding sequence ATGTCATTCCAGGAGGCCGAGAAAAAAATGAAGCCTAAAAAAATAAACATTTCCTCATCCTACATTTTTGAAGACGAAGAATATATTTTCCCGGGGGTGGAAAGAGGAGAAATAGCTATATTTGCGGGCGCAGGTGGCCTCGGAAAATCTTTTCTCGCGCAGGAATGGGCCATGGAATTGTCGGCGGGAGAAAAAATGACCGGAATTAGTTCTTTTTTTTCACCTCCTAGAAAAGTTTTATATGTGTGCTGGGAGGGGGGCGAAAAAGAGGTCAAAAAGCGTGCGGTAGCTATATTCCGCGCCATGCCCACGCTCCTGAAAAAAGAAAAAGAAATACAAAAAAATCTCTATATGTGCTCGCGGCGGGGGATGGGGCCTTTATTTTTCGCGGAAAAAGAAAATACAGAAAAAATACAGGAATACGTAGAATTTTTTAAAAATTTTGACTTCGTGATTCTGGACCCTTTATCCCGCGTTTTTTGCGGAGAGGAGACGAATACAAATTTTTCCATTTTGGTCTCCTGGCTCGAAAAAATTGCGATTCAGGCGAACGTTGCCATTTTGCTTTTGCACCACGTTGCGAAAAATGCAGTCGTAGACGGATATGACGATACTTGGGTGGGTATACGGGGCGGGAGTACTCTTATCACGTCAGTTCGTTGCGCGCTTACGTTATCTTTACCAAAAAAAAACCAAAATTCACAAGAGCAAGTAAAACTGAATTTTGTTAAATTAAATAATGCCCCCCCCATTCCCCCAATAATGCTATGTCACGGGAAAGAAGGGGTGTTGTCCGAAAAAAATATCCAAAAAGAAAGGGCGGCTTCCTTTGCCGCCCTAGAGGAAGAAGAAATGCCAAGTGAATTCAGAAAATTCTTTAAAAAATGA
- a CDS encoding efflux RND transporter periplasmic adaptor subunit has product MKKSLMLFSVVVIFIALIGFRAYQQHQIESAVGEIERVKVEVVSPKQGTFVDIVRFVATLEPEEEAAVISKVPSKTVLQVLVHEGDKVQEGDILAILDTSLIEQQISQAQASLAKAEIYKQTAENDYRRFSQLYKEEVISRQQYDHVEGEYKTSVRQVAETRAALEQLKITKGYHRIEAPISGIITARNVDTGDTTSSYPVFVIAKQEQVKAVGVVPEKLYSKVRAGQETHISLDAFPGRSFKAKVSRVSPILDPTTRTGKVEVAVDALSLMKPGMYARVEIQAGTHEGLGIPLDAVMKMAGTGLPICYVATEDGTAKTKQITLGEEGPDAIEVIEGVSPSDKVIITRSEKLSEGTPIEVVQR; this is encoded by the coding sequence GTGAAAAAGAGTCTGATGCTCTTTAGCGTAGTCGTTATCTTTATTGCCCTCATAGGTTTTCGAGCCTATCAGCAGCACCAAATAGAAAGTGCTGTGGGGGAAATAGAGCGGGTAAAAGTAGAGGTTGTTTCTCCAAAACAGGGTACTTTTGTAGATATTGTCCGTTTTGTGGCTACTCTTGAACCGGAAGAAGAAGCGGCTGTTATTAGTAAGGTCCCAAGTAAAACGGTTCTTCAAGTCCTTGTCCATGAAGGTGACAAAGTACAGGAAGGAGATATTCTCGCTATTCTTGATACAAGTCTTATAGAGCAGCAGATAAGCCAGGCGCAGGCAAGCCTTGCTAAGGCTGAAATTTATAAACAGACTGCGGAAAACGATTATCGAAGATTTTCTCAACTATACAAGGAAGAAGTTATTAGTCGCCAACAATATGATCATGTAGAAGGAGAGTATAAAACCTCTGTCAGGCAAGTGGCAGAGACGAGGGCAGCACTGGAACAGCTTAAGATAACGAAGGGATATCATCGAATAGAGGCCCCGATTTCGGGCATTATTACAGCTCGAAATGTGGATACTGGAGACACCACCTCCTCTTACCCTGTCTTTGTGATAGCCAAGCAGGAACAGGTTAAGGCTGTGGGAGTAGTTCCAGAGAAACTGTATTCAAAGGTAAGAGCGGGGCAAGAAACGCACATTTCTCTAGATGCTTTCCCTGGGCGTTCTTTTAAAGCAAAAGTCTCTAGAGTTTCTCCCATTTTGGATCCTACTACTCGAACAGGAAAAGTAGAGGTTGCTGTTGATGCTCTTTCTCTTATGAAACCTGGAATGTATGCTCGAGTAGAAATTCAAGCGGGAACTCATGAAGGGCTTGGTATTCCATTAGACGCCGTTATGAAAATGGCAGGTACTGGTCTGCCCATTTGTTATGTGGCTACAGAAGATGGGACTGCTAAAACAAAACAAATTACTCTTGGAGAGGAAGGACCAGATGCTATTGAAGTAATCGAAGGAGTATCTCCTTCCGATAAAGTTATCATTACCCGTTCGGAGAAACTTTCTGAAGGAACGCCAATTGAGGTGGTTCAGCGATGA